A genomic segment from Flavobacterium sp. 9R encodes:
- a CDS encoding M1 family metallopeptidase, whose amino-acid sequence MKYIFLFLTSFIFAQQTQSVDFKTAKVQLFVNPKDKTISGTVTYHFNVLRPIDTIKIDAQNMQFTNVKLNDKPVSFVTNGKQLLLIYPFKKGKKWVQFSYDAKPKQTLYFIGSEENANLQIWTQGQGKYTSNWFPSFDDVNEKVVFNLEIVFDKNYQVIANGTLKEKITNGNNTYWRYRMQKPMSSYLLMMAIGRFDKKTQQSNSGVPLEWYYEPKDAVFFEPTYRHSEAIFNFLEKEIGVKYPWENYKQVPVRDFLYAGMENTSATTFSSRYVVDAVGFNDRKYTNVNAHELAHQWFGDLVTAESSKHHWLQEGFATYYALLAERELYGEDYFYSYLYEKAQQLKFASRTDTIPVLNAKASSLTFYEKGAWALFVLHQKIGDKAFKKAIKNYLKKHAFQTVNTNDFFAEIEKVAAFDTKLFSKVWLEDYKFNALEANDLLKKNTVIKIQLKLDQYRNTPFAEKKDFLMKVLQSDVYYTVKESVIFQLRKESYEDIKELLAVAMATKNWSIRQKIANLFSKVPEAFKADYETLLTDASYQTQEIALFQLWNSFENDRIRYLDQTKNWIGFNDYNLRILWLALALNTPNYNADTAAMSKELIQYSSLDFEASTRQNALESLIYLDLFNTTIWKNLANATTHHLWQFSKFARDAIRKQIKQENKRKALQEVALNLPPKEREIINRLLNE is encoded by the coding sequence ATGAAATATATTTTTCTTTTTTTAACCTCATTTATTTTTGCACAACAAACGCAATCGGTTGACTTTAAAACAGCTAAGGTTCAATTGTTTGTTAACCCAAAGGATAAAACGATTTCGGGTACTGTTACCTATCATTTTAATGTGTTGCGACCCATCGATACGATTAAGATTGATGCGCAAAATATGCAGTTTACCAATGTGAAATTGAACGACAAGCCAGTTTCTTTTGTTACCAATGGAAAACAACTGTTGTTAATTTATCCGTTTAAAAAAGGAAAAAAATGGGTGCAGTTTTCTTATGATGCCAAACCCAAGCAAACCTTGTATTTTATAGGTTCTGAAGAGAACGCCAATTTACAAATTTGGACGCAAGGACAAGGGAAATACACCAGCAATTGGTTTCCGAGTTTTGATGATGTAAATGAAAAAGTGGTTTTTAACTTGGAGATTGTCTTTGATAAAAACTATCAAGTCATTGCCAATGGAACCTTGAAAGAGAAAATAACGAATGGCAATAACACTTACTGGCGCTATAGAATGCAAAAGCCTATGAGTTCGTACTTGTTGATGATGGCTATTGGGAGATTTGATAAAAAAACGCAACAATCCAATTCTGGCGTGCCTTTAGAATGGTATTATGAACCCAAAGATGCGGTGTTTTTTGAACCTACGTATCGCCATTCGGAGGCTATTTTTAATTTTTTGGAAAAAGAAATAGGTGTTAAATACCCTTGGGAAAATTACAAGCAGGTGCCCGTTAGAGATTTTTTGTATGCAGGAATGGAGAATACTTCGGCAACCACTTTTTCGAGTCGGTATGTGGTGGATGCTGTTGGGTTTAACGACCGAAAATATACCAATGTCAATGCGCACGAATTGGCGCATCAGTGGTTTGGTGATTTGGTAACTGCTGAGAGCAGCAAACATCATTGGTTGCAAGAAGGTTTTGCGACTTATTATGCGCTGTTGGCTGAGAGGGAATTGTACGGTGAAGATTATTTTTATAGTTATTTATACGAAAAAGCACAACAACTTAAATTTGCCTCTCGAACGGATACTATTCCGGTGTTGAATGCAAAAGCGAGTTCTTTGACTTTTTACGAAAAAGGGGCTTGGGCTTTATTTGTTTTGCATCAGAAAATAGGAGATAAGGCTTTTAAAAAAGCAATAAAAAACTACCTCAAGAAGCACGCTTTTCAAACAGTAAATACCAATGATTTTTTTGCAGAAATTGAAAAAGTTGCCGCTTTTGATACCAAATTATTTTCTAAAGTATGGCTTGAGGATTATAAGTTCAATGCATTAGAAGCTAATGATTTACTTAAAAAAAATACAGTTATAAAAATCCAATTGAAACTAGACCAATATCGTAATACTCCTTTTGCAGAAAAGAAAGATTTTTTGATGAAAGTTTTGCAATCGGATGTCTATTATACGGTCAAAGAAAGTGTAATTTTTCAGCTTCGAAAAGAGTCCTATGAGGATATAAAAGAGTTGTTAGCTGTGGCTATGGCGACAAAGAATTGGTCTATCCGACAGAAAATAGCAAACCTATTTTCCAAAGTTCCAGAAGCCTTCAAAGCCGATTATGAAACCTTACTAACAGATGCTTCTTATCAAACGCAAGAAATAGCATTGTTTCAATTATGGAACAGTTTTGAGAATGACCGAATTCGTTATTTGGACCAAACCAAAAATTGGATAGGTTTTAACGATTATAACTTGAGAATTTTATGGTTGGCTTTGGCTTTAAATACGCCCAATTACAATGCAGATACTGCCGCTATGTCCAAAGAATTGATTCAGTATTCTTCTCTAGATTTTGAAGCGAGTACGCGTCAGAATGCTTTAGAGAGTTTGATTTACTTAGATT
- a CDS encoding YhcH/YjgK/YiaL family protein, with translation MVIDKIENYRLYSQLTQRLAKGFEFITTTDLKAIASGKHEIDSDKIFAIVQEYDTKYESECVLEGHHKYIDIQYVISGVELMGFAPLTNQKMVEEDLEKDYTFYEGDTSLLRVEEGMFTLFFPEDLHRPCVKAGVVSKVKKVVVKVKI, from the coding sequence ATGGTTATTGATAAAATAGAGAATTACCGATTATACAGCCAATTGACTCAACGTTTGGCCAAAGGTTTTGAGTTTATAACTACCACCGATTTAAAGGCTATTGCCTCAGGAAAGCACGAAATTGATTCGGATAAAATATTTGCGATTGTACAAGAATATGATACGAAATACGAATCCGAATGTGTGCTAGAAGGGCATCACAAATACATTGATATTCAATACGTCATCAGTGGAGTAGAGTTGATGGGTTTTGCGCCTTTGACCAACCAGAAAATGGTGGAAGAAGACTTAGAAAAGGATTATACATTTTATGAAGGTGACACTTCGTTATTACGAGTGGAAGAAGGTATGTTTACCTTGTTTTTCCCCGAAGATTTGCACCGTCCTTGTGTAAAAGCTGGTGTGGTTTCGAAGGTGAAGAAAGTAGTGGTGAAGGTTAAAATTTAA
- a CDS encoding diphthine--ammonia ligase: protein MKTKALFNWSSGKDSALALYKTLQNPEFEIDCLLTSVNQKYQRVSMHGLRVELLHSQAESIGLPLEIVEIPEMPTMEVYENALATTLSQLKTRGITHSIFGDIFLEDLRQYREDKLATMDLKGVFPLWKIPTKDLIQEFIDLGFKTIVVCVNERYLDKNFVSRIIDQDFINDLPENVDVCGENGEFHTFTFDGPLFKQPIDFEIGEVVYRKYEKPATTDTSDTACDTSASDAFDYGFWYCDLIPN, encoded by the coding sequence TTGAAAACAAAAGCTTTATTTAACTGGAGCAGCGGCAAAGACTCTGCACTTGCTTTATACAAAACACTACAAAATCCCGAGTTCGAAATCGACTGTCTTTTGACGAGTGTCAACCAAAAATACCAACGTGTTTCTATGCACGGTCTTCGTGTTGAATTGCTGCACTCACAAGCTGAAAGCATCGGCTTACCACTCGAAATCGTCGAAATTCCAGAAATGCCCACGATGGAAGTTTACGAAAATGCCTTAGCTACAACTTTGAGCCAACTCAAAACCAGAGGCATCACCCACTCGATTTTTGGCGATATTTTCCTTGAAGATTTGCGCCAATACCGCGAGGACAAACTCGCCACGATGGACTTAAAAGGCGTATTCCCGTTATGGAAAATCCCAACAAAAGACCTAATTCAAGAATTTATCGATTTAGGATTCAAAACCATAGTCGTTTGTGTCAACGAACGCTATTTGGACAAAAATTTTGTGAGCCGCATCATTGACCAAGATTTCATCAACGATTTACCAGAAAACGTCGATGTTTGTGGCGAAAACGGCGAATTCCACACCTTTACTTTCGATGGTCCTTTGTTCAAACAGCCCATTGATTTTGAAATCGGAGAAGTTGTCTACCGAAAATACGAAAAACCAGCCACCACCGATACGTCCGATACCGCTTGCGACACCAGCGCCTCAGATGCCTTTGACTATGGCTTTTGGTATTGCGATTTAATTCCTAATTAA
- a CDS encoding DUF1697 domain-containing protein has product MTTHLALLRGINVSGHNMIKMEVLKTTLEAVGFKNVQTYIQSGNVFVDTEEENPAKVGFTIKQELFKALGLEVPVVVIGKLDLEACFANNSFLKEKEVDLKKLYVAFVSMELKSDSINDLKMSQVKPDEAQIDASRIYIKYAVGAGKTRFDQKYIEKKLNLIATIRNWNTVTQLLKLFEER; this is encoded by the coding sequence ATGACAACACACTTAGCGCTCCTCCGTGGCATCAATGTTTCAGGGCATAATATGATTAAAATGGAGGTTTTGAAAACGACTCTTGAAGCCGTTGGTTTTAAGAACGTGCAAACTTACATTCAGTCTGGAAATGTTTTTGTTGATACAGAAGAAGAAAATCCTGCAAAAGTTGGTTTTACGATTAAGCAAGAACTATTTAAAGCGCTTGGTCTTGAAGTTCCTGTGGTGGTGATAGGAAAATTGGATTTGGAGGCTTGTTTTGCCAATAATTCTTTTTTGAAGGAAAAAGAAGTGGATTTAAAAAAATTGTATGTGGCTTTTGTTTCGATGGAATTGAAAAGTGACAGTATCAACGATTTAAAAATGAGTCAAGTGAAACCCGACGAAGCACAGATTGATGCTAGTAGAATTTACATTAAATACGCTGTGGGTGCCGGAAAAACGAGATTCGACCAAAAATATATTGAAAAAAAATTAAACCTGATTGCTACGATAAGAAACTGGAATACAGTGACTCAGCTTCTTAAGTTGTTCGAAGAAAGATAA